The DNA region GATTATATTGAGGACTCCAAAGGGATGGACCGCACCAAGAAAAGTAGGGGATCACTACATTGAGGGTTATTGGAGAGCTCACCAAGTACCCTTCTCTGATGCCAAGGAAAATCAAAAATCTCTTGAAGTTCTTGAGGCTTGGCTTAGAAGTTATGAGCCTCAAAAACTCTTTACACCTGAGGGGAAATTGAGAGAGGATTTAAGAGAACTTGCTCCAAAGGGCGAAAAAAGAATGAGCGCTACTCATTATGCTAATGGAGGATTTTTGAGGAAAGAATTAAAGCTTCCTGATTTAAAAAATTATGCAGTTAAAGTAGAAAGCCCTATTAATGATGAAGCGGAAAATACTCGTCCTCTTGGTATATTTTTGAAAGAGATTATTAGGTTAAATCCTGATAATTTCAGAGTTTTTGGACCTGATGAGACCAAGTCTAATAGGCTTGATGCGGTATTTGAATATGGAAAGGCATGGATGGCTAAAATATTACCCGAAGATGAAGATGAAGGATTTTTATCTCCTTTTGGAAGAACCATGGAGATGCTTTCAGAACATACCCTTGAAGGTTGGCTTGAAGGCTATCTTCTTACAGGAAGACATGGATTTTTAAATACCTATGAAGGATTTGCTCCTATTATTTCTTCCATGGTAAACCAATTTGGAAAGTGGCTTGACATATCTTCAGATATTCCATGGAGAGCTCCCATATCTTCTTTAAACCTTCTTCTTACATCAGTAGTTTGGAGACAGGATCATAACGGTTTTACTCATCAGGATCCTGGATTTATTACCTCTATTGTAGACAAATGGCCTAATGTGGTAAGGGTATACTTCCCACCTGACGCCAATACCCTTCTTTGTACTGTCTGGCATTGCTTCCAAACCACAAATAGAATAAATATTATTGTTATTGATAAACAAAAACATCCTCAATACTTATCTATAGAGGATGCCTTTAAACATGCCATGAAGGGAATAGGAATTTGGGATTTTGCAAGCAATCATCCTGAGCATGAGCCCGATGTGGTTATAGCAAGCTGTGGAGACATACCTACAAAAGAAGCTATTTATGCGGTAAAGATACTTAAAAAATTGTTCCCTAATCTTAAGATAAGATTTGTAAACGTACTCAATTTATTTACCCTAACTCCTAATACAGAACATCCCGATGGACTTTCCGATAGGGAATTTGACTCCTACTTTACAAAGGACAAACCAGTAATATTTAACTTCCATGGATATCCATGGCTAATTCATAGACTAACTTACAGAAGAAATAACCATAAAAATATCCACGTAAGAGGGTATAGAGAAAACAGAAAAATTGGAATAGATGCAGGATATTTAGCCCCCTTCTTAAAAGGAAGAGGAGGAATAACCACTCCACTTCAACTTGCTATTCTTAACCAGATAGATAGATTTAGTATTGCTATGGATGTGATAGAAAGGGTAGAAGCATTGCAAGACGAAGGTGGATACTACAAAGATCTTTTAAAGAATAAACAGATTGAAGCCTTAGAATATGCATATAATCATGGAGTTGATAAAGAATTTGATGAAAAAGATTTATAATTGAAAAGAAAACATTCATTATAGATAAAGGGGAAGGAATTTACTGCCTTCCCCTTTTTTATTTAAATTTTTTTTGAAGGAATAATTTTGACCCCAAAAGGTTTTATTTTAAATAATAAGTTTTAAAGATTTTTGATATAATAATTTTAAAAGATAAGCTCTGAGGGAATTAAATGTATAAATTTGAATAGGATAAAGAGACAGGGGGAGTTATATTAGTAAGCTCTTCAACTTCAGATTTACCCTCTCCACGTCCAGTTTTTTATGAAGAATTAGACCTCTTGGGTTTTGATAAGTATTGGGAATATCCAAAATCTGAGGAACCTCTTTTATGGAATATTGGTAGAAAATATTACTATTTTGGAGAAATGGTGGCAGAAGTTAGAGGGGGTAATATATTTGAGGATCCTAAGATTTTATTCACAGACAAAGGAAAAGATTTAAAGCTTAAACCAATAGATTTGAAAGGGATGATAGAAAAGAATATAGAACCCTTGAAGGTATTAGAAAATGAAGCCATCGATTTTATAAATGATGTTTATAAAAAATATAAAGAAAAAGTAGATTATTTTATTGTTTCCTATAGTGGAGGAAAAGATTCTCAAGTAGTCTTGGATTTGGTAAGTAAAACTCTACCCCCTGATGAATATATAGTAATTTTCACAGATACTACAATGGAGATTCCACCTACTTATGAGGTGTACGAGAAGACAAAAGAATATTATCAAAAGTTATATCCCAATTTGAAATTTCTATACAGTAAGAAATGAACAACATTCCTATGATTTATGGAAAATATTTGGACCTCCAAGTAGGATAATTCGTTGGTGTTGCTCTGTTTATAAAACTTCTCCTCAAGTAAGGTTTTTAAGAAGATTGAATCCTGACAAGGAAAATTTGAAAATTTTGGTTTTTGATTGGGTTAGAGCAGAAGAAAGTGCAAGAAGGAGTACTTATGAGAGGGTAGGAGAGGAAGTAAAGCATTATACAGTCATTAATTCAAGAGTCATATTGAATTGGTCATTTGTAGAAAGTTTTCTTTATTTATTTTATATAAAGCTTAAAAAAAATAGTGATGGAGGAATATTAATAAACAAGGGATATAGATATGGTTTGGGTAGGGTTGGTTGTAGTGTTTGTCCTTAATTCAGAGTCCTTTTACGACTGGTATTATAAATTTGAGAAAGTTAAAAATATTATAAAAGAGGATGCAGAAAAAATTGTGTTTGTGGATGGTTTGGGTGTTGAATTTTTAAGCCTTTTGCAGGCCATTTTAAAGGAGAAAGTTTTTGATACCAAAGAAAATAAAAAGTCTGCTGAAGTGGGAAAGGAACAGTCTCCAAAGAAGTCTTCTCGTGAAATTGGAAAGCTAAAAGTTAGGAGAAAATCAGAAGAACTCTTTAAGGATTGGGCTAATGATGTATTAACTAAGTATCACTTTGAAGAGATCTCTAAATACCCTAGCCAGAAAATATCTTGGCTATGGACTTGAATATATGGATTTAGTTCAGGAAGGTTATATTGGGCTTATAAAAGCAGTGGATAAATTTAATTGGAGAAGAGGATACAAGTTTTCTACCTATGCTACTTGGTGGATAAGACAAACAATAACAAGAGCCCTTTCGGAGAAAGCTAATTTAATCAGGGAACTTTCAGGGAGAGAAAAGTTTTAGAGTTAAGATATGGATTAAAAGATGGTATTCCGAGAACTTTGGAAGAAATAAGAAAAAGGTGCATCTATCAATTTCTAACTTTTGATTTGTTTTTTCTTTTATGGTATAAATAAGCAAAAATAGAGGGGGTAAGAATTATGAGGAGACTTATATTTATCC from Dictyoglomus turgidum DSM 6724 includes:
- a CDS encoding phosphoketolase family protein, whose translation is MLEKLNDYWKACCYLAAGMIYLWDNPLLKEPLKPEHIKERLLGHWGASPGLSFVYVHGNRVINKYDLNCIFIAGPGHGAPGVIAPAYLEGTISELYSQFSQDEEGMKNLFKAFSFPGGLGSHCTPELPGSIQEGGELGYSLSHAFGAVFDHKDLIAITVVGDGEAETGPLATSWHSNKFLNPVRDGAVLPVLLLNGYKINNPTLLSRIENDELINLFKGYGYEPYIVEGEESFEVHEKMAKAMDSAVEKIINIWEDARSNNKPFRPLWPMIILRTPKGWTAPRKVGDHYIEGYWRAHQVPFSDAKENQKSLEVLEAWLRSYEPQKLFTPEGKLREDLRELAPKGEKRMSATHYANGGFLRKELKLPDLKNYAVKVESPINDEAENTRPLGIFLKEIIRLNPDNFRVFGPDETKSNRLDAVFEYGKAWMAKILPEDEDEGFLSPFGRTMEMLSEHTLEGWLEGYLLTGRHGFLNTYEGFAPIISSMVNQFGKWLDISSDIPWRAPISSLNLLLTSVVWRQDHNGFTHQDPGFITSIVDKWPNVVRVYFPPDANTLLCTVWHCFQTTNRINIIVIDKQKHPQYLSIEDAFKHAMKGIGIWDFASNHPEHEPDVVIASCGDIPTKEAIYAVKILKKLFPNLKIRFVNVLNLFTLTPNTEHPDGLSDREFDSYFTKDKPVIFNFHGYPWLIHRLTYRRNNHKNIHVRGYRENRKIGIDAGYLAPFLKGRGGITTPLQLAILNQIDRFSIAMDVIERVEALQDEGGYYKDLLKNKQIEALEYAYNHGVDKEFDEKDL
- a CDS encoding phosphoadenosine phosphosulfate reductase family protein produces the protein MGFDKYWEYPKSEEPLLWNIGRKYYYFGEMVAEVRGGNIFEDPKILFTDKGKDLKLKPIDLKGMIEKNIEPLKVLENEAIDFINDVYKKYKEKVDYFIVSYSGGKDSQVVLDLVSKTLPPDEYIVIFTDTTMEIPPTYEVYEKTKEYYQKLYPNLKFLYSKK